The following are encoded together in the Ignavibacteria bacterium genome:
- a CDS encoding YCF48-related protein, with amino-acid sequence MKRLLLTVFLVLSFAVSSFSQITWTQVSSAGEFYKIVKTSDGKYLANSSTFSPVYQSTDLNTWNITPGVIPAMVTPGFFKDHTGKVFIGTGNGLYYTPNNGLTWNSVAGFPAAYGFLMDMTEDASNILYAGTAQTGTPGVYKSTDGGVAWTFIGQNHIVDYELVPETNQLYTLAFPDQIHGNVYYSNDHANTWTEVTGQPFSGSAIIIKHYGSSVYVIRNNGEIYVSTNNGVNWNYYSTILISGTPWPYFNDALILDNGIWWVGITGIGLFRSSDNGLTWSQQNNGINGSLHYLYNDGPTVVVTTSAGIYKYVEPVFAPTLLAPVNNSISNSTTPTLDWYNAAYATKYEIQIATDATFTNIILDQITFTSHYTVLPNQTLNYNSNYYWRVFSYNENGWSGPSAAWTFKTMIYPLWTLYQTGVPYSLFGVDFSRTNTEIGVAVGQGGTVIKTTDHGQEWTLTYSNVNIWMNDVQFDPNYDGVVWAAGMGGVIIRSTNNGDTWTEVRPFSSPDHTIRGIAVKPGQSGSVSFVGYAGTFFETSNYGQSFTQRYDIPFTMHSIAYPNNYSTSGKGIICGTDGKVWNTTNYGVNWTARNTNRYDYLNDVVYLEDWSSAMICGNNGTILRTTNNGNSWSVNIQYLTSEHLRSIDAYSVQVTVCGDNGKIMTSNDYGNSFTDQLNGENRHLYGVALRSGSVGVVVGEIGSAANGALYFTAMNGGYVGITQTGSEIPQDYSVSQNYPNPFNPTTKINFSLPKQGLVTIKVYDLLGKEIETLVNEVKSAGKYTVDFNGSKLSSGVYFYRIQANDFVDVKRMMLVK; translated from the coding sequence ATGAAAAGATTACTATTAACCGTATTTCTTGTTTTAAGTTTTGCGGTATCATCATTCAGCCAGATTACATGGACTCAGGTTTCTTCAGCAGGCGAGTTCTATAAAATTGTGAAAACATCTGACGGTAAATATCTCGCTAATTCATCTACATTTTCTCCAGTCTATCAATCTACTGATTTAAATACATGGAATATAACACCCGGTGTAATTCCTGCTATGGTTACTCCCGGATTCTTTAAAGACCATACGGGTAAGGTTTTTATAGGTACAGGCAACGGTCTTTATTATACACCAAATAACGGGTTAACATGGAATTCTGTGGCAGGATTTCCAGCGGCCTACGGTTTTCTCATGGATATGACTGAGGATGCATCAAATATACTTTATGCTGGTACTGCTCAAACAGGAACGCCTGGAGTTTATAAAAGTACTGACGGGGGTGTCGCATGGACCTTTATAGGTCAGAATCATATTGTTGATTATGAATTGGTACCCGAAACGAATCAACTTTATACATTAGCTTTTCCTGATCAAATTCATGGCAACGTATATTATTCAAATGATCATGCAAATACATGGACAGAAGTTACAGGACAACCATTCTCTGGTTCAGCTATTATAATAAAGCACTATGGCAGTAGTGTGTATGTCATTAGAAATAACGGTGAAATTTATGTTTCAACTAATAACGGCGTAAATTGGAATTATTATTCTACAATATTAATTTCCGGAACACCTTGGCCATACTTTAATGATGCTCTGATTCTTGATAATGGAATCTGGTGGGTAGGAATCACAGGAATCGGTTTATTCAGAAGCAGCGATAACGGTTTAACCTGGTCTCAGCAGAATAATGGCATTAATGGAAGCTTACATTATTTGTACAACGATGGACCAACCGTTGTCGTAACAACATCTGCTGGTATTTACAAGTATGTTGAACCGGTATTTGCTCCGACTTTATTAGCACCTGTAAACAACTCAATTAGCAATTCAACAACACCTACATTGGATTGGTACAATGCTGCTTATGCTACTAAATATGAAATACAGATTGCTACGGATGCGACATTTACTAATATTATTCTCGATCAAATAACATTTACTTCGCATTATACAGTTTTACCAAATCAAACGTTAAATTATAATTCAAATTATTATTGGAGAGTATTTTCATATAATGAGAATGGATGGAGCGGACCTTCGGCTGCATGGACTTTTAAAACTATGATTTATCCATTATGGACTTTGTATCAAACCGGCGTTCCATATTCTTTATTTGGGGTTGATTTTTCAAGAACCAATACAGAAATTGGTGTTGCTGTCGGGCAGGGTGGTACAGTTATTAAAACAACAGACCATGGTCAGGAATGGACTCTGACATATTCTAATGTTAATATCTGGATGAACGATGTTCAATTCGACCCGAATTATGATGGAGTAGTTTGGGCAGCAGGAATGGGAGGTGTTATCATAAGGTCAACTAACAACGGTGATACATGGACCGAAGTTAGACCATTCAGTTCCCCCGACCACACAATTCGCGGAATTGCTGTAAAACCCGGTCAATCCGGAAGTGTATCTTTTGTTGGTTATGCAGGTACATTCTTTGAAACCAGTAATTATGGTCAATCTTTTACACAAAGATATGATATACCGTTTACTATGCATTCAATTGCATATCCCAATAATTATTCAACAAGTGGTAAAGGAATTATATGCGGTACTGATGGTAAAGTCTGGAATACAACAAATTATGGTGTAAACTGGACAGCAAGAAACACAAACCGTTATGATTATCTTAATGATGTCGTTTATCTTGAAGATTGGTCATCAGCTATGATTTGTGGAAATAACGGCACGATACTTAGAACAACAAATAATGGAAATAGCTGGTCCGTTAATATTCAGTATTTAACAAGCGAACATCTCCGTTCAATTGATGCTTATAGTGTGCAGGTAACGGTTTGCGGTGACAATGGAAAAATCATGACCTCAAATGATTACGGTAATTCTTTTACTGACCAGCTTAACGGCGAAAACAGACATTTATACGGTGTTGCATTGAGGTCTGGATCCGTTGGAGTAGTGGTTGGCGAAATTGGTTCAGCTGCAAACGGCGCATTGTATTTCACTGCTATGAATGGCGGTTATGTCGGTATCACACAAACAGGAAGTGAGATTCCACAGGATTATTCTGTCAGTCAGAATTATCCGAACCCGTTCAACCCGACAACTAAGATTAATTTTTCCTTGCCTAAACAGGGACTCGTAACGATTAAGGTTTACGACCTCCTCGGTAAAGAAATAGAAACACTCGTTAACGAAGTTAAATCAGCCGGAAAATATACAGTTGATTTTAATGGGTCAAAACTTTCAAGCGGTGTGTACTTCTACAGAATTCAGGCAAACGATTTCGTTGATGTAAAACGAATGATGCTCGTTAAATAA